In the Ursus arctos isolate Adak ecotype North America unplaced genomic scaffold, UrsArc2.0 scaffold_19, whole genome shotgun sequence genome, one interval contains:
- the SPMIP8 gene encoding testis, prostate and placenta-expressed protein: MARIIDLVPWDDGSTHVYASPAILLPVERPRNHLAGVKQQLYHPALPSLRRMDMDSVRACLSDEHCRSTTYCRKDDFDNAYFTLLGVPNKPLQCLDVTATGQRLRNRCHEGKLVPIVPGINRVDWPCFTRAIEDWSRFVSSAGEFKLPCPSKRVESFSGYAVRYLKPEVTQNWRYCLNQNPSLDRYGQKPLPFDSLNAFRRFGSIYSRVNYLTPWH; encoded by the exons ATGGCCCGCATCATCGACCTGGTGCCCTGGGACGACGGCTCCACGCACGTGTACGCGTCCCCGGCCATCCTGCTGCCAGTGGAGCGGCCGCGCAACCATCTGGCCGGCGTGAAGCAGCAGCTCTACCACCCGGCCCTGCCCAGCCTGCGCCGCATGGACATGGACTCGGTCAGGGCCTGCCTTTCCGACGAGCACTGCCGGTCCACCACCTACTGCCGCAAAG atGACTTTGACAACGCCTACTTCACACTTTTGGGTGTCCCCAACAAACCCCTGCAGTGTTTG GACGTCACGGCGACCGGCCAGAGACTCCGCAACAGGTGCCACGAGGGGAAGCTGGTACCCATCGTGCCGGGCATCAACCGGGTCGACTGGCCCTGCTTCACACGAGCCATTGAGGACTGGTCCCGCTTCGTGTCCTCAGCCGGCGAGTTCAAGCTGCCCTGCCCAAGCAAGAGGG TGGAGAGTTTCAGTGGCTACGCGGTGCGGTACTTGAAGCCGGAGGTGACCCAGAACTGGCGC TACTGTCTCAACCAGAACCCCAGCCTGGACCGCTACGGACAAAAGCCCCTGCCTTTCGACTCCTT GAACGCTTTCCGACGCTTTGGCTCTATCTACAG TCGTGTCAACTACCTGACCCCCTGGCATTAA